In the Streptobacillus moniliformis DSM 12112 genome, one interval contains:
- a CDS encoding ArdC family protein encodes MNKKKDIHEILKESRLEILDEIVKAIDKDPLNWSKSWNPSMVAPFNPITKNYYSGGNVLKAAITCKELESKDPRWLTFLQIKEAGLKLKKGASSIQMEYWSFPKEKLTDDKLKELSEKEIKRIENKIALRVKKGWEFEDGFGNKIATPIDRNHKDFNLVAKYVENTPLPGYFNVFNAKDIEGLEEFKYPGVEKSDLWDIADDLIASCPVKVIEAAQDKVFSSSNLVTKKIVLPPRETFKNSQDFLAALLHEMGHETGNENLKRDKGVKGSLDYAKEELVAEFTSIMVQGRLGIKLGENSKNNHTAYLQNWIKVTKDRTHEDNYKPENELFKALSEASKSANLIMERYKEKRKELGKDYVDILEINVSKEKDKEISSNWDNKKEYKNLER; translated from the coding sequence ATGAATAAAAAGAAAGATATTCACGAAATTTTAAAAGAAAGTAGATTAGAAATATTAGATGAAATAGTAAAAGCAATTGATAAAGATCCCTTAAATTGGTCAAAAAGTTGGAATCCTAGTATGGTAGCCCCTTTTAATCCTATAACAAAAAATTATTATTCTGGAGGTAATGTTTTAAAAGCTGCTATTACATGTAAAGAATTAGAAAGTAAAGATCCGAGATGGCTTACATTTTTACAAATAAAAGAAGCAGGATTAAAACTTAAAAAAGGAGCTTCTTCAATACAGATGGAGTACTGGTCATTTCCAAAAGAGAAGCTAACAGATGATAAATTAAAAGAATTAAGTGAAAAAGAAATAAAAAGAATAGAGAATAAAATAGCATTAAGAGTTAAAAAAGGTTGGGAATTTGAAGATGGTTTTGGTAATAAGATAGCTACTCCTATAGATAGAAATCATAAAGATTTTAATTTAGTAGCAAAATATGTTGAAAATACTCCTTTACCAGGATATTTTAATGTATTTAATGCAAAAGATATAGAGGGATTAGAAGAATTTAAATATCCAGGAGTTGAAAAAAGTGATTTATGGGATATAGCAGATGATCTTATAGCAAGTTGTCCTGTTAAGGTTATAGAAGCAGCACAAGATAAAGTCTTTTCTTCATCTAATTTAGTAACAAAAAAAATTGTATTGCCACCAAGGGAAACATTTAAAAATTCACAAGATTTTTTAGCAGCCTTACTTCATGAGATGGGACATGAAACAGGTAATGAAAATCTGAAAAGAGATAAAGGGGTTAAGGGGAGTTTAGATTATGCTAAAGAAGAACTAGTTGCAGAATTTACAAGCATTATGGTTCAAGGAAGATTAGGGATTAAGTTAGGAGAAAATAGTAAAAATAATCATACAGCATATTTACAAAATTGGATTAAAGTAACAAAAGATAGAACACATGAGGATAATTATAAGCCAGAAAATGAATTGTTTAAAGCATTATCTGAAGCAAGTAAATCAGCAAATTTAATTATGGAAAGATATAAGGAAAAAAGAAAAGAATTAGGAAAAGATTATGTAGATATTCTTGAAATAAATGTAAGTAAAGAAAAAGATAAGGAAATTTCTAGTAACTGGGATAATAAAAAAGAATATAAGAATTTAGAAAGATAA
- a CDS encoding PBECR4 domain-containing protein, protein MKKTYKVQEILNKMKKLNNIEFKIKGETKEFDIDFSQKNIPHLLGLQYINEKNNEMKGRTLLRNVISNNYSDEEILNKVEKNHGEKQMQNVKNRIDTFEAFMNNLEKGFIVEKTLDTKMNVNYLIIQSKKNEYYHLGIYSDENCDFILNFDELSEKEKDIIKTYFVEDNIEYFDKSNIIEEIQSISKYRDDKGDYIPFSFDEDKNIALLEEYERNKDFNYREFLKEFENNKENIWNVNKDEKDVYFER, encoded by the coding sequence AAAAAACATATAAAGTGCAAGAAATTTTAAATAAGATGAAAAAATTAAATAATATTGAATTTAAGATAAAAGGAGAAACTAAAGAATTTGATATTGATTTTAGTCAAAAAAATATCCCTCATTTATTAGGACTTCAATATATTAATGAAAAAAATAATGAAATGAAGGGAAGAACATTATTAAGAAATGTTATATCTAATAATTATTCTGATGAAGAGATATTAAATAAAGTTGAAAAAAATCATGGAGAAAAACAAATGCAAAATGTCAAAAATAGAATTGATACTTTTGAAGCATTTATGAATAACTTAGAAAAAGGATTTATTGTAGAAAAAACTTTAGATACAAAAATGAATGTCAATTATTTAATAATTCAATCTAAGAAAAATGAATATTATCATTTAGGGATTTATTCAGATGAAAATTGTGATTTTATTTTAAATTTTGATGAATTGTCTGAAAAAGAAAAAGATATTATTAAAACATATTTTGTGGAAGATAATATAGAATATTTTGATAAATCTAACATAATTGAAGAAATACAAAGCATTAGTAAATATAGAGATGATAAAGGAGACTACATTCCATTCTCTTTTGATGAAGATAAAAATATAGCTTTACTAGAAGAATATGAAAGAAATAAGGATTTTAATTATAGAGAATTTTTAAAAGAATTTGAAAATAATAAAGAAAATATATGGAATGTTAATAAAGATGAAAAAGATGTATATTTTGAAAGGTAA
- a CDS encoding DNA topoisomerase has product MKLIIAEKGSLGRNIAQAIGIIKKNEGYIECKNDFVVTNAIGHLLELKQPKDYEENVGKKWREYTLPFIPNNFVYEVKDDVGVKKQLNVIKGLMKKADLIINCGDADREGQIIVDNLLKFNVNKAPVKRLWLPEQTEETIRKELNNLKDNSDYYNLQQEGYARAYMDYLLGHNLTIMFTNLSGKMLNAGRVLVPIVKYIYDRDKEIKNFIVEKYYSVENENIVKLISSNKFKTIEEAKIYSNKLNSKKAKVIGIDSKEVKKQSKKLFSLSTLQSELSKKYKINFANSLKIIQELYEKGYLTYPRTNTEYLSENEKGKVNDILGVLNNEDLEFKDSKKVFDDSKIESHSAITITTKIPGELSVEQDKVYKMVYNRFLSNFVKEDCIVSETTMIIKVDEEEFKLKGFVVKQLGFMKYEPKEYKDKLPGLNLNDEFDIEFRSVEKETTPPSKVNESELSKFLKNPFKKEKNATEEEIYKDILEGIEIGTEATRTGIIDKCVKIGYLTLDNGVFDVTELGIFFINKLIEYDINFFKEKSVEFSKLQKKVYKNEMKLEEVIKKVEYELKAIVERTKDVKMPNIERKIEDIKGVVEINTKNGKCYKGLFNNEEVWLYPIMKYFNNELKITKSIAEKLCKGNYVEFELDYKGKKYMQKLRIVRNGKYINFKSKN; this is encoded by the coding sequence ATGAAGTTAATAATTGCAGAAAAAGGAAGCTTGGGCAGAAACATTGCTCAAGCTATAGGGATAATAAAGAAAAATGAGGGATATATTGAATGTAAGAATGATTTTGTAGTAACAAATGCTATAGGACATTTACTAGAACTAAAACAACCAAAGGACTATGAGGAAAATGTTGGTAAAAAATGGAGAGAATATACATTGCCTTTTATACCAAATAATTTTGTATATGAAGTTAAAGATGATGTAGGAGTAAAGAAACAATTAAATGTAATAAAAGGACTAATGAAAAAGGCTGATTTAATAATTAATTGTGGAGATGCTGATAGAGAGGGTCAAATAATAGTAGATAATTTATTAAAATTTAATGTTAATAAAGCACCAGTTAAAAGATTATGGCTACCAGAACAAACAGAAGAAACAATTAGAAAAGAATTAAATAACTTAAAAGATAATAGTGATTACTATAACTTACAACAAGAGGGATATGCTAGAGCATATATGGACTATCTTTTAGGACATAATTTAACAATAATGTTTACTAATTTATCTGGTAAAATGTTAAATGCTGGTAGAGTTTTAGTTCCTATCGTTAAATATATTTATGATAGGGATAAAGAAATTAAAAATTTTATTGTTGAAAAATATTATAGTGTAGAAAATGAAAACATAGTAAAGCTTATTTCAAGCAATAAATTTAAAACTATTGAAGAAGCAAAAATTTATTCTAATAAATTAAATAGTAAAAAGGCTAAAGTAATAGGTATTGATAGTAAAGAAGTTAAAAAACAATCTAAAAAACTATTTTCTTTATCAACTCTGCAAAGTGAATTAAGTAAGAAATATAAGATAAATTTTGCAAATAGTTTAAAGATAATACAAGAACTATATGAAAAGGGATATTTGACATACCCTAGAACTAATACAGAATATCTATCAGAAAATGAAAAAGGGAAAGTAAATGATATTCTAGGTGTATTAAATAATGAAGATTTAGAGTTTAAAGATAGTAAAAAGGTATTTGACGATTCAAAAATTGAATCTCATAGTGCAATAACTATTACTACAAAAATACCAGGAGAATTATCTGTAGAACAAGATAAAGTATATAAGATGGTATATAATAGATTTTTATCTAATTTTGTTAAAGAAGATTGTATTGTATCTGAAACTACAATGATTATTAAAGTAGATGAAGAAGAATTTAAATTAAAAGGTTTTGTTGTTAAACAACTTGGATTTATGAAATATGAACCTAAAGAATACAAAGATAAATTACCTGGTTTAAATTTAAATGATGAATTTGATATTGAATTTAGATCTGTAGAAAAAGAAACAACACCACCATCTAAAGTAAATGAAAGTGAGCTATCTAAATTCTTAAAAAATCCATTTAAAAAGGAAAAGAATGCTACTGAAGAAGAAATATACAAAGATATATTAGAGGGTATAGAAATAGGAACAGAAGCAACAAGAACTGGTATTATTGATAAATGTGTTAAGATAGGTTATTTAACATTAGATAATGGTGTATTTGATGTAACTGAGTTAGGAATATTCTTTATTAATAAATTAATTGAATACGACATTAATTTTTTTAAGGAGAAATCAGTTGAATTTTCAAAGTTACAGAAGAAAGTATATAAAAATGAGATGAAATTAGAAGAAGTAATAAAAAAAGTAGAATATGAATTAAAAGCTATAGTTGAAAGAACTAAAGATGTAAAAATGCCTAATATAGAGAGAAAAATAGAAGATATTAAAGGGGTAGTAGAAATTAACACTAAAAATGGTAAATGTTATAAAGGGTTATTTAATAATGAAGAAGTATGGTTATACCCTATTATGAAATATTTTAACAATGAGTTAAAAATAACAAAAAGTATTGCAGAAAAATTATGCAAAGGAAATTATGTAGAGTTTGAGTTAGATTACAAAGGTAAAAAATATATGCAGAAATTAAGAATAGTAAGGAATGGTAAATATATTAATTTTAAAAGTAAAAACTAG
- a CDS encoding DUF3991 and toprim domain-containing protein, which produces MNTSRSDINLKDLLEFLGEDVIPHGRNSFKLREHDSLIITNNRFYWNSRSIGGNYFTLLKELYGLSNKNIWNVTQNFLDAVEYGDYAPSVDVKREEKNKINYKVKMKCSLDKIKDYLCNKRGIDEKFVEALYHNDFLYMTYKNNIVFSIKDDNGNYLGEEVIGTGDIKFKSNTTECNGFNLTRRDIKENPIIKNLYVFESTIDMLSYLQTFQMEINDKWKDENVRFLTLSGLREDIFKQYIENIENVYVCVDNDVAGENFYEKVKEKYEGINFYREKSLKKDWNEDLLINRNKWYENDNKNIEIER; this is translated from the coding sequence TTGAATACAAGTAGAAGTGATATTAATTTAAAAGACTTATTAGAGTTTTTAGGAGAAGATGTAATTCCACATGGTAGAAATTCATTTAAATTAAGAGAACATGATTCATTAATTATTACAAATAATAGATTTTATTGGAACTCAAGATCAATTGGTGGAAATTATTTTACTTTATTAAAAGAGTTGTATGGATTAAGTAATAAAAATATATGGAATGTAACTCAAAACTTTTTAGATGCTGTAGAATATGGAGATTATGCTCCTTCAGTTGATGTAAAAAGAGAAGAAAAAAATAAAATTAATTATAAGGTTAAGATGAAATGCTCATTAGATAAAATAAAAGATTATTTATGTAATAAAAGAGGGATTGATGAAAAATTTGTTGAAGCCCTATATCATAATGACTTTCTTTATATGACTTATAAAAATAATATTGTATTTTCTATAAAAGATGATAATGGAAATTATCTTGGAGAAGAAGTTATTGGAACTGGAGATATTAAATTTAAAAGTAATACTACAGAGTGTAATGGATTTAATTTAACTAGAAGAGATATTAAAGAAAATCCTATTATTAAAAACTTATATGTATTTGAAAGTACAATTGATATGCTTTCATATCTACAGACATTTCAAATGGAAATAAATGATAAATGGAAAGATGAGAATGTAAGGTTTTTAACATTGTCAGGACTGAGAGAAGATATTTTTAAACAATATATTGAAAATATAGAAAATGTATATGTATGTGTTGATAATGATGTTGCAGGAGAAAATTTTTATGAAAAGGTTAAGGAAAAATATGAGGGTATAAATTTTTATAGAGAAAAATCGTTAAAAAAAGATTGGAATGAAGACTTGTTAATAAATCGTAATAAATGGTATGAAAATGATAATAAAAATATTGAAATAGAAAGATAA
- a CDS encoding C40 family peptidase → MKKLLIILLINFSFSISFSNALNFKNRNNNLKPKKILITKNKDKENNDKKILILKKAKKLMGKKYVWGAKVGDYDNFDCSSFVKTLYKEVEINLPRVSKDQSKIGNKIPLDELEIGDLIFFHTLGNYVSHVGIYIGNNEFIHASSKANKTIVSKLSGYYRQKAVFGTRLGI, encoded by the coding sequence ATGAAAAAACTATTAATAATATTATTGATTAATTTTTCTTTTTCAATTTCTTTTTCAAATGCACTTAATTTTAAAAATAGAAATAATAATCTAAAACCTAAAAAAATTCTGATAACAAAAAATAAAGATAAAGAAAATAATGATAAGAAAATTCTTATTTTAAAAAAAGCAAAAAAATTAATGGGTAAAAAATATGTATGGGGAGCAAAGGTTGGAGATTATGATAATTTTGATTGTTCTTCTTTTGTAAAAACTCTATATAAAGAAGTAGAAATAAATTTACCTAGAGTAAGTAAAGATCAATCAAAAATAGGAAATAAGATACCATTAGATGAATTAGAAATAGGAGATTTAATATTTTTTCATACATTAGGAAATTATGTTTCTCATGTAGGAATATATATTGGTAATAATGAATTTATTCATGCTTCAAGTAAAGCAAATAAAACTATAGTGAGTAAATTAAGTGGTTACTATAGACAAAAAGCAGTATTTGGAACGAGGTTAGGAATTTGA